In Musa acuminata AAA Group cultivar baxijiao chromosome BXJ2-8, Cavendish_Baxijiao_AAA, whole genome shotgun sequence, one genomic interval encodes:
- the LOC135619410 gene encoding PTI1-like tyrosine-protein kinase At3g15890, with translation MSFFSFCCGRASWGERRRKDSTSWRIFSLKELSSATNNFNYDNKLGEGRFGSVYWGQLWDGSQIAVKRLKVWSHQAEQEFAVEIEVLGRVRHKNLLSLRGYCAEGKEHLIVYDYMPNLSLHSHLHGHYSAECILDWGRRMSTAVGSAEGIAYLHHRATPHIIHQDIKASNVLLDTDFQARLADFGFAKLIPDGATDATTDVKSNLGYLAPEYVSSGKASESSDVYSLGVLLLELVCGKRPVEKLSATMKLSITEWALPLARERKFNEIADPKLNGNYVEAELTRVVLVALFCAQNSPEKRPTVLEVVDLLKGASKEKLSKLENDDMFRPEPPEASQGASTPDKGSEDIAQETVP, from the exons ATGTCTTTCTTCTCCTTCTGCTGCGGACGGGCTTCTTG GGGGGAGCGGAGGAGGAAGGATTCCACCTCGTGGAGGATTTTCTCTCTGAAGGAACTGAGCTCGGCGACGAACAATTTCAATTACGACAACAAACTCGGTGAAGGGCGATTTGGCAGTGTGTATTGGGGTCAACTCTGGGATGGATCTCAG ATTGCTGTTAAAAGATTGAAAGTTTGGAGTCATCAAGCTGAGCAAGAATTTGCTGTTGAGATTGAGGTTCTGGGTAGAGTAAGGCATAAGAACCTTTTGAGTCTACGAGGATACTGTGCTGAAGGGAAGGAGCACCTCATAGTGTATGACTATATGCCAAACCTGAGTCTGCATTCACATCTTCATGGTCATTACTCAGCAGAGTGCATCCTTGACTGGGGTAGGAGGATGTCCACTGCAGTAGGATCAGCTGAGGGGATCGC CTACCTTCACCACCGGGCAACACCCCATATCATCCACCAGGACATTAAAGCAAGCAATGTTCTGCTAGACACGGATTTTCAGGCACGACTTGCTGATTTTGGATTTGCAAAGCTAATTCCTGATGGTGCAACTGATGCCACGACTGATGTAAAAAGCAACCTTGGCTATCTTGCACCTGAGTACGTCTCATCCGGGAAGGCCTCAGAGAGTTCAGATGTGTATAGTCTTGGCGTACTCCTCTTAGAGCTTGTCTGTGGAAAAAGGCCAGTCGAGAAACTTAGCGCAACTATGAAATTATCAATCACAGAATGGGCTCTCCCTTTAGCTAGAGAAAGAAAATTCAATGAGATAGCGGACCCAAAGCTCAATGGAAACTACGTGGAAGCAGAACTGACACGAGTGGTGCTTGTTGCACTCTTTTGTGCACAGAACAGCCCCGAAAAGAGGCCTACAGTGCTTGAAGTTGTCGACTTGCTCAAAGGAGCATCTAAAGAGAAACTATCAAAACTGGAAAATGATGATATGTTCAGACCTGAACCTCCTGAGGCCTCTCAAGGGGCATCTACTCCTGATAAAGGATCAGAGGACATAGCGCAGGAAACTGTTCCATAA